The Lysobacter enzymogenes genome window below encodes:
- a CDS encoding tRNA-binding protein, with amino-acid sequence MSENEHAAAPAHEPISWGDFEKVVICAGTVTQVEEFPQARKPAWKLWVDFGPYGVRKTSAQIRHLYAAEDLVGRQIVGVVNFPPKQIGPFVSEFLLTGFHTDEGVVITAVERPVPNGTRLA; translated from the coding sequence ATGAGCGAGAACGAACACGCCGCCGCACCGGCGCACGAGCCGATCAGTTGGGGCGATTTCGAGAAGGTGGTGATCTGCGCCGGCACCGTGACCCAGGTCGAGGAGTTCCCGCAGGCGCGCAAGCCGGCGTGGAAGCTGTGGGTCGACTTCGGGCCGTACGGGGTGCGCAAGACCAGCGCGCAGATCCGGCATTTGTACGCGGCCGAAGATCTGGTCGGCCGGCAGATCGTCGGGGTGGTGAATTTTCCGCCGAAGCAGATCGGGCCGTTCGTGTCGGAGTTTCTGCTGACCGGGTTTCACACCGACGAGGGCGTGGTGATCACCGCGGTGGAGCGGCCGGTGCCGAACGGGACGCGGTTGGCTTGA
- a CDS encoding lipopolysaccharide biosynthesis protein translates to MWAWIGMHAALAAAGTWLARLYALRSRLIDQPGERRSHSVATPRGGGIAIVIALLVATASLGLKFPAYAALALAFGLGLTLIAAIGWVDDHRPLSPWLRLAVHALAAALLGAAIWLLRGDPWLGLAAFVFAVGLTNVWNFMDGINGLAASQAALVALALAWFGGAVWSWLALALAAACAGFLPFNFPRAKIFMGDVGSGAIGYAVAGIGALAATGLDVWHAPLLLIPLAAFMVDSSFTLLRRVRRGERWWTPHTQHAYQVWARRAGHVRVTLAYAIFTSLSLVSLHLVTEVRIGFMLCMGGGWYISAAFLWWLIQRTERPAS, encoded by the coding sequence ATGTGGGCCTGGATCGGCATGCACGCCGCGCTGGCCGCGGCCGGTACCTGGCTGGCGCGGCTGTATGCGCTGCGCAGCCGCCTGATCGACCAGCCCGGCGAGCGCCGCAGCCATAGCGTGGCGACCCCGCGCGGCGGCGGCATCGCCATCGTGATCGCGCTGCTGGTGGCGACCGCCTCGCTGGGGCTGAAGTTTCCCGCCTACGCCGCGCTGGCGCTGGCGTTCGGGCTGGGGCTGACCCTGATCGCGGCGATCGGCTGGGTCGACGACCACCGCCCGCTGTCGCCGTGGCTGCGCCTGGCCGTGCACGCGCTGGCCGCGGCGCTGCTCGGCGCGGCGATCTGGCTGCTGCGCGGCGACCCGTGGTTGGGGCTGGCCGCGTTCGTGTTCGCGGTCGGGCTGACCAACGTGTGGAACTTCATGGACGGCATCAACGGCCTGGCCGCCTCGCAGGCGGCGCTGGTGGCGTTGGCCCTGGCCTGGTTCGGCGGCGCGGTCTGGAGTTGGCTGGCGCTGGCGCTGGCGGCGGCCTGCGCCGGGTTCCTGCCGTTCAACTTCCCGCGCGCGAAGATCTTCATGGGCGACGTCGGCAGCGGCGCGATCGGCTACGCCGTGGCCGGCATCGGCGCCCTGGCCGCGACCGGCCTGGACGTCTGGCACGCGCCGCTGCTGCTGATCCCGCTGGCCGCATTCATGGTCGATTCCAGCTTCACCCTGCTGCGCCGGGTGCGCCGCGGCGAGCGCTGGTGGACCCCGCACACCCAGCACGCGTACCAGGTCTGGGCGCGCCGCGCGGGCCATGTCCGGGTCACGCTCGCATATGCGATTTTCACATCGCTGTCTTTAGTCTCGCTGCACCTTGTGACCGAAGTCCGGATCGGTTTCATGCTGTGTATGGGAGGCGGGTGGTATATATCCGCCGCTTTTTTGTGGTGGCTGATCCAGCGGACCGAGCGGCCCGCGTCCTAA
- the galU gene encoding UTP--glucose-1-phosphate uridylyltransferase GalU, with protein sequence MAARIRKAVFPVAGLGTRFLPATKTVPKEMLPIVDRPLIQYAVDEAVEAGCDTLVFITNRYKHAVADYFDKAYELEHKLERSGKTEQLELIRNVLPRGVRAVFVTQAEALGLGHAVLCAKDVIGNEPFAVLLPDDLIWNRGGAGALKQMADASEASGASTIAVQDVPREQTGSYGIVATSNFDARQGRITAIVEKPKPEVAPSNLAVVGRYVLNPRIFELLESTTPGAGGEIQLTDAIATLLQQEAVNAYRFQGTRFDCGTHIGLIEATIRYALDHEKLSDSARQMMQNALNELGVEDLA encoded by the coding sequence ATGGCTGCACGCATCCGCAAGGCCGTATTCCCCGTCGCCGGCCTCGGCACCCGGTTCCTCCCCGCGACCAAGACCGTCCCCAAGGAAATGCTGCCGATCGTGGATCGGCCGCTGATCCAGTACGCGGTCGACGAGGCCGTCGAGGCCGGTTGCGACACCCTGGTGTTCATCACCAACCGCTACAAGCACGCGGTCGCCGATTATTTCGACAAGGCCTACGAGCTCGAGCACAAGCTCGAACGCTCGGGCAAGACCGAGCAGTTGGAACTGATCCGCAACGTGCTGCCGCGCGGCGTGCGCGCGGTGTTCGTGACCCAGGCCGAAGCGCTGGGCCTGGGCCATGCGGTGCTGTGCGCCAAGGACGTGATCGGCAACGAGCCGTTCGCCGTGCTGCTGCCGGACGATTTGATCTGGAACCGCGGCGGCGCCGGCGCGCTCAAGCAGATGGCCGACGCGTCCGAGGCCAGCGGCGCCAGCACCATCGCCGTGCAGGACGTGCCGCGCGAGCAGACCGGCAGCTACGGCATCGTCGCGACCTCGAACTTCGACGCGCGCCAAGGCCGCATCACCGCGATCGTCGAGAAGCCCAAGCCCGAGGTCGCGCCGAGCAATCTGGCCGTGGTCGGCCGCTACGTGCTCAATCCGCGCATCTTCGAGCTGCTGGAAAGCACCACGCCGGGCGCCGGCGGCGAGATCCAGCTGACCGACGCGATCGCGACCTTGTTGCAGCAGGAGGCGGTCAACGCCTATCGCTTCCAGGGCACGCGCTTCGACTGCGGCACCCATATCGGCCTGATCGAGGCGACCATCCGCTACGCGCTCGACCACGAGAAGCTCAGCGACTCGGCGCGGCAGATGATGCAGAACGCGCTCAACGAGCTCGGCGTCGAAGACCTGGCCTGA
- a CDS encoding polysaccharide biosynthesis protein: MSSLRDRLKSGLPRLAVVAHDLAMVWLVWQALHKLRFGVIAQPPPLPLWSTEIALVLAAQGLVFWQVGLYRGLWRFAGVPDLWNIFKACMLGLFAIVLGLFLYNRVDQVPRTVLVLYPLVLMGMLGAPRLLYRAWKDSRIDSANAVSVRILILGAGRAGEALVRDLRRFGTYHPIGFLDDAARLRGSKVQGVPVLGKVDDVADIARETAAKLLVIAMPSADANAMQRIVIACERTGLPFRMVPRLQDVLEGRSLPGELKEVAIEDLLGRKPVLPDWKAIRGWLGGRSVLVTGAGGSIGSELVRQCARHGASRIALIEIDELALVTSETALRRDFPDVEFIPILGDCGDRAVIEYALKLSEPDAAFHAAAYKQVPLLEAQLREAVRNNVLATETVARACRAAGVGTFVLISTDKAVDPVNVLGATKRLAEMTCQALADQRKTRFVTVRFGNVLDSAGSVVPLFREQIRAGGPVTVTDPEVTRFFMTIPEACQLILQASAIGTHEAIYTLDMGEPVPIRLLAEQMIRLAGKQPGRDVAIVYTGLRPGEKLHETLFHADERYRPTVHPKILQAEPREVSMSALEHSLVQLREASIRYDREALGALLRVAVPEFHPVGEHPDYKESATVVAFPARNARKI, from the coding sequence ATGAGCTCATTGCGCGATCGACTCAAGAGCGGCCTGCCGCGGTTGGCCGTGGTCGCGCACGATCTCGCGATGGTCTGGCTGGTCTGGCAGGCGCTGCACAAGCTGCGCTTCGGCGTGATCGCGCAGCCGCCGCCGCTGCCGCTGTGGTCGACCGAGATCGCCCTGGTGCTCGCCGCGCAGGGCCTGGTGTTCTGGCAGGTCGGCCTGTACCGCGGGCTGTGGCGTTTCGCCGGCGTGCCCGATCTTTGGAACATCTTCAAAGCCTGCATGCTCGGCCTGTTCGCGATCGTGCTCGGGCTGTTCCTCTACAACCGCGTCGATCAGGTGCCGCGCACCGTGCTGGTGCTGTATCCGCTGGTGCTGATGGGTATGCTTGGCGCGCCGCGGCTGCTGTACCGGGCGTGGAAGGACAGCCGCATCGACAGCGCCAATGCGGTGTCGGTGAGGATCCTGATCCTCGGCGCCGGCCGCGCCGGCGAAGCGCTGGTGCGCGATCTGCGCCGCTTCGGCACCTACCACCCGATCGGTTTCCTCGACGACGCCGCGCGCCTGCGCGGCAGCAAGGTCCAGGGCGTGCCGGTGCTCGGCAAGGTCGACGACGTCGCCGACATCGCCCGCGAGACCGCGGCCAAGCTGCTGGTCATCGCGATGCCGTCGGCCGACGCCAACGCGATGCAGCGCATCGTCATCGCCTGCGAGCGCACCGGCCTGCCGTTCCGCATGGTCCCGCGCCTGCAGGACGTGCTCGAAGGCCGCTCGCTGCCGGGCGAACTCAAGGAAGTCGCGATCGAGGACCTGCTCGGCCGCAAGCCGGTGTTGCCGGACTGGAAGGCGATCCGCGGCTGGCTCGGCGGACGCTCGGTGCTGGTCACCGGCGCCGGCGGCTCGATCGGCTCGGAACTGGTGCGCCAGTGCGCGCGCCACGGCGCCAGCCGCATCGCCCTGATCGAAATCGACGAGCTCGCCCTGGTCACCAGCGAGACCGCGCTGCGCCGCGATTTCCCCGACGTCGAATTCATTCCGATCCTCGGCGACTGCGGCGACCGCGCGGTCATCGAGTACGCGCTGAAGCTGTCCGAACCCGACGCCGCCTTCCACGCCGCCGCCTACAAGCAGGTGCCGCTGCTGGAAGCGCAGCTGCGCGAAGCGGTGCGCAACAACGTGCTGGCGACCGAAACCGTGGCCCGCGCCTGCCGCGCGGCCGGGGTCGGCACCTTCGTGCTGATCTCCACCGACAAGGCGGTCGACCCGGTCAACGTGCTCGGCGCGACCAAGCGCCTGGCCGAGATGACCTGCCAGGCCCTGGCCGACCAGCGCAAGACCCGCTTCGTCACCGTGCGCTTCGGCAACGTGCTCGACTCGGCCGGCAGCGTGGTGCCGCTGTTCCGCGAACAGATCCGCGCCGGCGGCCCGGTCACCGTGACCGACCCGGAAGTGACCCGCTTCTTCATGACCATCCCGGAAGCCTGCCAGCTGATCCTGCAGGCCTCGGCGATCGGCACCCACGAGGCGATCTACACCCTCGACATGGGCGAGCCGGTGCCGATCCGGCTGCTGGCCGAGCAGATGATCCGCCTGGCCGGCAAGCAGCCGGGGCGCGACGTGGCGATCGTCTACACCGGCCTGCGCCCGGGCGAGAAGCTGCACGAGACCCTGTTCCATGCCGACGAGCGCTACCGCCCGACGGTGCATCCCAAGATCCTGCAGGCCGAGCCGCGCGAGGTCTCGATGAGCGCGCTGGAGCACTCGCTGGTGCAGCTGCGCGAGGCCTCGATCCGCTACGACCGCGAGGCCCTGGGCGCCTTGCTGCGCGTCGCGGTTCCGGAGTTCCATCCGGTCGGCGAACACCCGGATTACAAGGAATCGGCTACCGTGGTGGCCTTTCCCGCCCGTAACGCCAGGAAGATTTGA
- a CDS encoding NAD(P)/FAD-dependent oxidoreductase, translating into MSTLADHYYRASLAADRHWPALEEPVRARVCVIGGGFAGLNAALGLAERGVGDVVLLEAERIGYGASGRNGGFVFGGFSRGEDALLRELGPARAKALYRGTLDAVELIRARIRRYGIDCDATEAGIIWANWFRDPEVLRSRQRLLAEHFGVDWQWWPRERLRERVRSARYHDALFEPQAFHFHPLKYAQGLAAQAQALGVRVHEGSPALALERDGAGWRVRSARGEVRAEQVVLACGGYLAGLRREVDAAVMPIATYVMVTQPLGERLEHALQTRAAVYDSRFAFDYYRPLNDGRLLWGGRISVRDRSPRQVQRVLYRDLLRVFPQLAGARIDYAWSGLMSYARHQMPQIGRVDDGLWLAQAFGGHGVAPTTFAGELLAKAIAEGDEGWRELSGYGLVSAFKPAGLAAAQVSYAWAQFKDWFKDNSERRDR; encoded by the coding sequence ATGTCCACACTCGCCGATCATTACTACCGCGCCAGCCTCGCTGCCGACCGCCATTGGCCGGCGCTGGAGGAACCGGTGCGGGCGCGGGTGTGCGTGATCGGCGGCGGCTTCGCCGGGCTCAACGCCGCGCTCGGCCTGGCCGAGCGCGGTGTCGGCGACGTCGTGCTGCTGGAGGCCGAACGGATCGGCTACGGCGCGTCCGGGCGCAACGGCGGGTTCGTGTTCGGCGGCTTCTCGCGCGGCGAGGACGCGCTGTTGCGCGAGCTCGGGCCGGCGCGGGCCAAGGCGCTGTATCGCGGCACGCTCGACGCGGTCGAACTGATCCGCGCGCGCATCCGCCGCTACGGCATCGACTGCGACGCCACCGAGGCCGGGATCATCTGGGCCAACTGGTTCCGCGACCCTGAGGTGCTGCGTTCGCGGCAACGTCTGCTGGCCGAGCACTTCGGCGTGGACTGGCAATGGTGGCCGCGCGAGCGCCTGCGCGAGCGCGTGCGCAGCGCGCGCTACCACGACGCCTTGTTCGAACCGCAGGCCTTCCACTTCCATCCGCTCAAATACGCGCAGGGCCTCGCCGCGCAGGCGCAGGCGCTCGGCGTGCGCGTGCACGAGGGCTCGCCGGCGCTGGCGCTGGAGCGCGACGGCGCGGGCTGGCGCGTGCGCAGCGCGCGCGGCGAGGTGCGCGCCGAACAGGTGGTGCTGGCCTGCGGCGGCTACTTGGCCGGATTGCGGCGCGAAGTCGACGCCGCGGTGATGCCGATCGCGACTTACGTGATGGTCACGCAGCCGCTCGGCGAGCGGCTCGAACACGCGCTGCAAACCCGCGCCGCGGTCTACGACAGCCGTTTCGCCTTCGACTACTATCGCCCGCTCAACGACGGCCGGCTGCTGTGGGGCGGGCGCATCTCGGTGCGCGACCGCTCGCCGCGGCAGGTGCAGCGGGTGCTGTACCGCGATCTGCTGCGGGTGTTCCCACAACTGGCCGGCGCGCGCATCGACTACGCCTGGTCGGGGCTGATGAGTTATGCGCGCCATCAGATGCCGCAGATCGGCCGGGTCGATGACGGGCTGTGGCTGGCCCAGGCCTTCGGCGGCCACGGCGTCGCGCCGACGACCTTCGCCGGCGAGTTGCTGGCCAAGGCCATCGCCGAAGGCGACGAAGGCTGGCGCGAGCTGTCCGGCTACGGCCTGGTCTCCGCGTTCAAGCCGGCCGGGCTGGCGGCGGCGCAAGTCAGCTACGCCTGGGCGCAGTTCAAGGATTGGTTCAAGGACAACAGCGAGAGACGCGATCGATGA